In the genome of Williamwhitmania taraxaci, the window TGTTGCCATCTTCTTTGAAAGGAGTCGACCTTCCTCTCCAAATCAGTATATCCCTGACAGGGTTATTCTGGAAAAGCAATTCGGTGTCCCGAATGATCTCCCAGCTGGCGCGGAACCTCCTTCGGCGGTCAAGCTATTTTACTATCCGTGCCCTGCAAGCCTTGGCTGATGTAAATATAGCAAAATAGATGAACGCTGGTAGCAGGTGTGCGGCCGCCAATAGCGCGCAGCACGGTTGCAGAGGTTCATCCGCCTGCAACAGCCTTAAGCCGCCACGTTTGGCAGGTTTGCCGTATAGGCAACATGCCCATGCCACTGCTTTGTACTCGTGGCATAGCTGCGGTTATGCTACCTTACTGCAAAGTGCCTGAATTATCTGCATTAGCCGCCTTGCACCGCGCATGGACGAAATACGTCTGTTCAATCGGGCGATACTGGTTACTGGTTTAGAAAACAAAAATCCCTAACCACCAATCTATCTATTGGTGGTTAAGGATTCTAAGGAAGCCATACATACTAAAGCCCCTCAATCATTATTCTTCCATTAACTTCTTACAACTTGTTTTTTATACCCCATCACTCCATAGTAGAGAATATAGAGATACCCCAACATCGGCATTAAGAATGCATGGTGAACTCCGAAACGATCGGCCAGCATTCCCATAGCAAATGGAATAATGGCACCACCAACAATTGCCATGCAAAGAATACCTGAGCCTTGGCTAGTGTGTGGACCTAAATCGTCGATAGCAAGGGTAAAAATAGTAGGGAACATAATGGAGTTGAACAACCCAACGGCAATAATCGGCCAAATAGCAAAATGTCCGGTCGAAGCCACCGTTAAAGCCACAAGTAATCCGGCAGCACCGGCAAGCACAGCAAGCGTTCTGTTTGGTTTATTCTTACCAAGGAAGAATCCAACAAGGTTAATCGCTACAAAAACAAGGAATAAACCACTTAAAACAAAATCGTGAGTAAGGAAATAAGCCAAGCCATATGCACCCACAAATATCGCAGAATAAAGTCCGTAGCGATTTTGCGGCTTAGCAAAATGGGTAAGCGAAATTGCGCCAAAGAATCGGCCAATCATGGCGCCACCCCAGTAGAGGGAAACATATTTGGATGCATCTTTTTCGGTAAAGCCGGCAATTTCGGGCAGACCAAAGAAATTAATAAGGAAGCTGCCTATCGATACCTCAACACCCACATAAACAAAGATGGCCAATGCACCCAGCACCAAATGGCGGTATTGCCATGCACTTCCGGGGGCTTTTGCTACAGAATTTCCGGCCTGAATAACTGGTAATTTTGCTTTGAAAAATACAAATGCAATTACTAATAGCGTAATGGCAATGGCAATATAGGGAAGTTGAACCGTGCTTGCCTTTTCGGCGGTACTACTGGCAGTATCGGAAAAGATAAGCAAGCCACCAAAAACCGGAGCAATGGTAGTTCCAAAGGAGTTGAATGCTTGGGTCATATTCATCCTACCCGAAGCCGACTCAGCCGGCCCCAGAATTGCCACGTAAGGATTGGCCGCAACCTGCAAAACAGTAATACCCGAGGCCAATACGAATAAACCACCAAGGAAGAAACCGTAGCTAATAAACAAAGAGGCAGGGTAAAACATTACGGCGCCTACTGCCGCAATAACCAAACCTAAAACTATACCATTTTTATACCCGATGCGGCCAATAATCAACCCAGCAGGCAGCGACATAATTGCGTATGCTCCAAAAAACGTAAGCTGAATGAGCATAGTTTTGGTATACGTCAGATCGAACAGGGCTTTAAGGTGCGGGATTAGGATGTCGTTGAGGCAGGTTATGAACCCCCACATAAAGAAAAGGGTGGTAAGCAGGTATAACGGACCGCGGTAATTGCCAACGCTACCACTTACACTTACATTCGCTGAACTTATTGGTGTAGATGCCATAGGTTAAATCGTTTTTGGTGTATTAGGAAAGGTGAAGTCCAAAGGTAATTTTTTAACCAAATGGTTCTTCCCTGATGTAGTAAAATAGTTAGGGGAAGAACGAATGTAGAACTGTTGTAGTACCACATATTTCGCTCTTCCCCCAAAAACTCAATCAATAAACCAACTTAACAATCAACCTATTCAATAAAACCCATAAACCTAAATCATAAACCCTATGTTGAAATCCTTGGTAACAAAAAAAATTAAAACTTTAATATCAACCTAAGGATAGTATCAAAAACCAACCATAAAATCTGAAGATTAATATCAGAAAAGTAATCTGTCTAAACCAACAACCAAACGATTGATATAGGAACGATACCCTCAAAACATAATTTTCGAAAACAAAAATAGGGATAATTATAATCAACACAAAACCATACCGGCCTACATAACAGCAAAATAGAAAGCGCAAACGTTATAGAAGAGAGAAAAAAAGTTTAAAAAAATTATTAGAGAAGTCAAAGGAGTCAGAGAAGTTGGAGAACAAAGGTCATAACTCGCATCACTCTACTTCAGCGCATTCAACAACTCGGGCATAAGCGAGCTTATGGCATGCTCGGTTTGTGCAGTATAAAGATTCCCATCAACAACCAACTTTTCATCGGTTCCAATGCCACCTTTAACAACCGGCTTAACTAACGAATGCAAGGCAACTCGCCTACCCTTACCAACACCAACCTTGTCGAAAAGCATAAATAGCCAACAACGTTATTCGCATAACCGAACACACATACAAAAAGGAAGGCGGCGCATTTTTGCAGATACTCAAACATTGTTCAGCTGACCTGCACCACCTATCAACATTATATATACCTTAGGGTGGAAATAAACCTTCACAACAGTAAGGTTTATCCGCCCATATTGTGGCGGATAAACCCAACAAAGTTGGGTTTATAAACGAGTTGAGGGTAATATTAAAAGATGCTATATGGAATGGGATTTACAAAAAGTAAAAGATTT includes:
- a CDS encoding type 1 glutamine amidotransferase family protein — translated: MLFDKVGVGKGRRVALHSLVKPVVKGGIGTDEKLVVDGNLYTAQTEHAISSLMPELLNALK
- a CDS encoding sugar MFS transporter, which gives rise to MASTPISSANVSVSGSVGNYRGPLYLLTTLFFMWGFITCLNDILIPHLKALFDLTYTKTMLIQLTFFGAYAIMSLPAGLIIGRIGYKNGIVLGLVIAAVGAVMFYPASLFISYGFFLGGLFVLASGITVLQVAANPYVAILGPAESASGRMNMTQAFNSFGTTIAPVFGGLLIFSDTASSTAEKASTVQLPYIAIAITLLVIAFVFFKAKLPVIQAGNSVAKAPGSAWQYRHLVLGALAIFVYVGVEVSIGSFLINFFGLPEIAGFTEKDASKYVSLYWGGAMIGRFFGAISLTHFAKPQNRYGLYSAIFVGAYGLAYFLTHDFVLSGLFLVFVAINLVGFFLGKNKPNRTLAVLAGAAGLLVALTVASTGHFAIWPIIAVGLFNSIMFPTIFTLAIDDLGPHTSQGSGILCMAIVGGAIIPFAMGMLADRFGVHHAFLMPMLGYLYILYYGVMGYKKQVVRS